From a single Okeanomitos corallinicola TIOX110 genomic region:
- a CDS encoding type II toxin-antitoxin system PemK/MazF family toxin, with translation MLSKGKIIYPQRSEIYLVNFDPTIGSEIQKTRPALILQNDVSNQYSPITIVAALTSQFTEPLYPTEVLIKVPEGGLQVNSVALLNQIRSIDKQRLIKRLGVLESVTMEQVDKAIQISLGLVNLK, from the coding sequence GTGTTAAGTAAAGGAAAAATTATCTATCCCCAACGTAGTGAAATCTACTTGGTTAATTTTGATCCAACTATTGGTTCAGAAATACAAAAAACACGACCAGCTTTAATTTTACAAAATGACGTTTCTAATCAATATAGTCCTATAACTATTGTAGCTGCTCTTACTTCTCAGTTTACAGAACCTTTGTATCCTACTGAGGTGCTAATTAAAGTACCAGAAGGAGGTTTACAGGTTAATTCTGTTGCGCTTCTTAATCAAATTCGTTCTATTGATAAACAAAGATTAATTAAACGGTTGGGTGTTCTGGAATCAGTCACAATGGAACAAGTAGATAAAGCAATTCAGATTAGTCTAGGTTTAGTGAATTTAAAATAG
- a CDS encoding type II toxin-antitoxin system VapC family toxin translates to MTYLLDTDICIYWIKNINSVRDKIQQIGWEQISICNITVAELYFGAYNSQKVTENLTRAEKFIQDIEVIHLDNNAVKKFGELKAELRKTGQPVADFDLLIASVAITRNYILVTNNTRHYSRISELKLENWIAP, encoded by the coding sequence ATGACTTATTTATTAGATACTGACATCTGCATTTACTGGATTAAAAACATTAATTCCGTCAGAGATAAAATTCAACAAATAGGATGGGAGCAAATTTCCATTTGCAATATCACCGTTGCTGAATTGTATTTTGGTGCTTATAATTCTCAAAAAGTAACGGAAAATTTAACTCGTGCAGAAAAATTCATTCAAGATATTGAAGTTATACACTTAGATAATAATGCCGTCAAAAAATTTGGAGAATTAAAAGCAGAACTTAGAAAAACAGGACAACCAGTAGCAGATTTTGATTTATTAATTGCTAGTGTTGCAATAACTAGAAACTATATTTTAGTAACTAACAACACTCGTCATTATAGCCGAATTTCCGAGCTAAAATTAGAAAACTGGATTGCACCTTGA